The following are encoded in a window of Pelecanus crispus isolate bPelCri1 chromosome 6, bPelCri1.pri, whole genome shotgun sequence genomic DNA:
- the MIS18BP1 gene encoding mis18-binding protein 1 → MPARNPAAARRRGELPFRSVSLNSIPAGTLTPLKELLRRQGSPGLAPAAAEPAGRGESRAGRPAAGEELRDVRETRAGPGPGPERRLKRRACEPAALESPAKIFQRMKARAVRQKQGCGLPAGKAPQRSGGSDLILTPTPNPAEQERRCKKPLIAEGRQGPAEAPAGCIQPEQELHCTQVPENRTTKALAVEPLVLESPQKFFLRMKQKLQKQRKDPTPSNPIKQNDPPSTTTEKPVVKSTFAEQLRNGPTDYAATDKDDQDNFLMESMDADDEMSQNTMTSSVNLNSAPFENGDQLEERWGNGEAKCTELHQDRRELQPSHKQAARGVEKILETNSEKPSQCFCSIMLSSPKIHIPRKQKPKGGCEVPLDKPHTDQVARRADKEKNICLTSWRIKVMDGNTAICVEGKRKDMKDLCWHSNAIMERIARNQVKTASGSIYLLQGNIDSASMRKEGFPYRFIKRFMYGFSKKWKEYVKEFLEERRRKEQKQNTREDENEESDSAVRTDALNNAEGSARDVKKPATVNTTYEVLPKNDENAYTTPKHSSILNDSNRVYTRSGRLVKPPLNYWCGQREFVDQKLNVTIEEGGTDYLSMMFSNEKSQRKTSSISKKSKRTEVMKATEETAKSQSKGEKNEKGASSKRETNPPGSKEARRCISDDGESTHAINSTKIKTRLSVKQTALNTEVLNKHNYNSTTPGMTKEKRGTENGELTMYQQAYKCSLRSAKRLQGKHLREESSSKDDEEESSEDIPLSIKRKNQPLFKKETQNSKSASNCKSSQDDADAVVREQRMAKRSAPANAPLRQSAPASGSDLLEGKTPSSESSASHLPDTATRTRSRINPPRYLLESDTETESSDEEFQVKEKNSKAPDKNPNCKVSNTAKSSAAKAREPGREKVQKSLELFPRATDGWSEKELQKLYRAIASFPKHKNGFWVEVAMAVGSRSAEECQQKYVEEQQAKGSKTHAKKTATSGKPEQKGTDVLVLDKKEPVTITAKVGTFKRKQQMRDFLDHLPKDNHDDIFTATPFQNRRVKLPTFWGSHDDDDDDFALTDNPITPSSAVFPLVKTPQCEHISPGMLAPINRNDYDRHVFRMQKNTQGSRGTWDNVKKKSAGAVLGTPASHRTKFSFDRKAEQTAVVGKLFVAETPESSDEEQDACYFSV, encoded by the exons ATGCCCGCCCGAAacccggccgccgcccgccggcggggagAGCTGCCGTTCCGGTCGGTGTCCCTCAACAGCATCCCCGCGGGCACGCTGACCCCGCTGAAGGAGCTCCTGAGGCGTCAGGGGTcccccgggctcgctccggcCGCCGCGGAGCCGGCGGGCCGCGGGGAGAGCCGCGCCGGGAGGCCGGCGGCCGGCGAGGAGCTGCGGGATGTCAGAGAGacccgggccggccccggccccggccccgagcGGCGGCTGAAGCGACGGGCGTGCGAGCCTGCCGCCCTCGAGTCCCCGGCCAAAATCTTCCAGCGGATGAAGGCCAGGGCCGTGCGGCAGAAGCAGGGCTGCGGGCTGCCCGCGGGGAAGGCGCCGCAGAGGAGCGGCGGCAGCGACCTGATCCTGACTCCCACCCCGAATCCCGCGGAGCAGGAGCGAAGGTGTAAGAAGCCTCTGATAGCAGAAGGTCGGCAGGGACCCGCCGAGGCGCCCGCTGGGTGCATCCAGCCGGAGCAAG aatTACATTGCACTCAGGTTCCTGAGAACCGAACCACAAAAGCACTAGCTGTAGAGCCTCTTGTACTGGAATCCCCTCAGAAGTTCTTCTTGCGTATGAAGCAGAAGTTGCAGAAGCAGCGAAAAG ATCCAACACCTTCAAACCCAATCAAGCAGAACGATCCTCCTTCCACAACTACAGAAAAGCCAGTAGTCAAATCTACTTTTGCTGAGCAGCTCAGGAATGGTCCTACAGACTATGCGGCCACCGATAAGGATGATCAGGACAATTTCCTTATGGAATCAATGGATGCTGATGATGAAATGTCTCAAAATACAATGACTAGTTCTGTGAATTTAAACTCCGCTCCTTTTGAAAATGGGGATCAGTTAGAAGAAAGGTGGGGAAATGGAGAAGCAAAATGTACTGAACTTCATCAGGACAGAAGAGAGTTGCAGCCAAGTCATAAGCAAGCTGCTCGTGGAGTAGAAAAGATACTGGAGACTAATTCTGAAAAGCCCTCACAGTGCTTTTGTAGTATTatgctctcttctcccaaaaTCCACATTCCAAGGAAGCAAAAGCCAAAAGGCGGCTGTGAGGTCCCTTTGGATAAACCTCATACGGATCAAGTTGCTCGCAGAGCAGACAAAGAG aaaaatatctgcCTAACCAGCTGGAGAATTAAGGTGATGGATGGTAACACTGCAATATGTGTTGAAGGAAAACGGAA AGACATGAAAGATCTGTGTTGGCACAGTAATGCAATTATGGAACGCATAGCACGCAACCAAGTTAAAACAGCATCTGGCAGTATCTACTTGCTACAGGGAAATATAGATTCAGCTTCGATGAGAAAAGAAG GATTTCCCTACCGTTTCATCAAAAGATTTATGTATGGGTTTTCCAAAAAGTGGAAGGAGTACGTCAAGGAGTTTcttgaggaaaggaggag gaaagaacaaaaacaaaatactcGTGAGGACGAAAATGAAGAGAGCGACTCAGCGGTGCGTACGGATGCGTTGAATAATGCAGAAGGCTCAGCAAGAGATGTAAAGAAACCTGCAACCGTAAACACCACCTACGAAGTATTACCGAAGAACGATGAAAACGCTT ATACAACGCCGAAGCACAGTTCCATACTGAATGACTCCAACAGAGTTTACACTCGTAGCGGCCGTCTCGTTAAACCGCCGTTAAACTACTGGTGTGGGCAACGTGAATTTGTTGACCAGAAACTAAATGTTACTATAGAAGAAGGTGGAACAGATTATTTGAGCATG atgttTAGTAATGAAAAATCCCAAAGAAAGACCAGTTCCATCTCTAAGAAGAGTAAAAGAACGGAAGTAATGAAGgcaacagaagaaacagcaaaaagccaaagtaaag gggaaaaaaacgaAAAAGGAGCAAGTTCCAAAAGAGAAACCAACCCCCCTGGAAGCAAGGAGGCCAGGCGCTGCATTTCGGATGACGGTGAAAGCACTCATGCAATCAATagtacaaaaattaaaacacggCTTTCTGTTAAGCAGACTGCCTTAAATACTGAAGTACTAAACAAACATAACTACAACAGCACAACCCCAGGAAtgacaaaggaaaagagaggaacagaaaatggagaattGACAATGTACCAGCAGGCTTACAAGTGCTCTTTAAGGTCAGCCAAACGCCTTCAAGGCAAGCATTTAAGAGAAGAATCGTCAAGCAAAGATGATGAGGAGGAATCCAGTGAAGATATCCCACTGtctatcaaaaggaaaaatcaacctttatttaaaaaagagacTCAAAACTCTAAATCTGCCTCTAACTGTAAAAGCTCACAGGACGACGCAGACGCGGTGGTGCGTGAACAGCGGATGGCAAAACGCTCTGCCCCCGCCAACGCGCCGCTGAGGCAGAGTGCACCCGCGTCCGGGTCTGATTTACTGGAAGGAAAAACACCTTCTAGTGAGTCCAGTGCTTCCCATCTGCCCGATACGGCAACGAGGACAAGAAGCAGAATCAACCCTCCGCGGTATCTGCTTGAATCTGACACTGAGACAGAAAGCAGTGACGAGGAATttcaagtaaaagaaaagaattcaaAAGCACCTGATAAAAACCCGAACTGTAAAGTTTCTAATACTGCCAAGTCTTCAGCAGCAAAAGCGAGAGAACCTGGGAGGGAAAAGGTGCAGAAATCTCTAGAACTTTTTCCGAGGGCAACTGATGGTTGGTCTGAAAAGGAATTACAGAAGCTCTACAG GGCCATTGCTTCATTTCCGAAGCACAAGAACGGCTTCTGGGTGGAGGTAGCCATGGCGGTGGGGTCTCGCTCTGCTGAAGAATGCCAGCAGAAGTATGTAGAAGAACAACAGGCCAAAGGTTCCAAAACGCATGCCAAGAAGACTGCCACCTCGGGAAAACCAGAGCAGAAAGGTACCGACGTCTTGGTTCTGG ATAAGAAAGAGCCGGTTACGATAACTGCCAAAGTGGGAACcttcaaaagaaagcagcagatgagAGATTTCCTAGACCATTTGCCGAAGGACAACCACGACGATATTTTCACCGCGACGCCCTTTCAGAACAGAAGAGTAAAG TTGCCAACGTTCTGGGGAAGCCATGATGATGATGACGATGACTTTGCGCTTACGGACAACCCGATCACACCCTCCTCGGCTGTCTTCCCTCTGGTGAAAACCCCTCAGTGTGAGCATATCAGCCCTGGTATGCTGGCACCCATCAACAG GAACGATTACGACAGGCACGTGTTCAGGATGCAGAAGAACACgcagggcagcagaggcacCTGGGACAATGTCAAGAAGAAGTCG GCTGGAGCTGTGCTTGGTACGCCCGCGTCGCACCGAACCAAGTTCAGTTTTGACAGAA AAGCGGAGCAGACCGCTGTGGTAGGGAAGCTCTTCGTGGCTGAGACACCGGAGTCATCGGATGAAGAACAGGACGCttgctatttttctgtgtaa